In Aquimarina spinulae, a single window of DNA contains:
- a CDS encoding S41 family peptidase, whose translation MMNSYIKIKTEIIKYVKACLLILVLLIFTTCQSDDDTPSPIVDPINGFWVSAEKGWIFEFTDGKDIFYNINTAGCSIQDDDFVPEEFFGLKLDLVSENELIASTDLSDSDVKFTRLPNQNPNCLPDQISATEDPQVNFDHFWNIFNDHYAFFETRNVDWSQYENLRDQVTAENLYDIVEELVLLLEDEHVGVTDEDKDIQIEPGEPKLLERLNANLSGDLIIENIDDYDALASQKVTTIVTKYLGGNYEIDDNGNILWGLINDDIGYINIVKMEGYGTNFSDELTALNAVLDMMMNDLKASGVSKLIIDIRFNDGGHDTAALNMVSRFMDQERISYFKKARLGNGFTENKSFSVVPRGDFQFTGDIILLTSPYSISAADLFALCMKDLPYVTIVGENTAGAFSTILTHVLPNGAEVGLSNEIYTDAQGEVFEVIGIGPENEENRVPFLSTIDFQEEKDSGIERALELLSN comes from the coding sequence ATGATGAATTCATATATTAAGATAAAAACAGAAATAATAAAGTATGTTAAAGCGTGTTTGCTAATACTCGTTTTATTAATTTTTACCACCTGTCAATCTGATGATGATACACCTTCTCCTATAGTAGATCCAATTAATGGTTTTTGGGTATCAGCCGAAAAAGGGTGGATTTTTGAATTTACTGACGGTAAAGATATATTTTATAATATAAATACTGCGGGATGTTCAATTCAGGATGATGATTTTGTTCCTGAAGAATTTTTTGGATTAAAATTAGATCTGGTGAGCGAAAATGAGCTAATAGCATCTACCGACTTATCCGATTCAGATGTGAAATTTACCCGGTTACCAAATCAAAATCCAAACTGTTTGCCAGATCAGATTTCTGCTACAGAAGATCCACAGGTTAATTTTGATCATTTCTGGAATATTTTTAATGACCACTATGCTTTTTTCGAAACTAGAAATGTAGACTGGTCTCAATATGAGAATTTAAGAGATCAGGTTACAGCTGAGAACCTATATGATATTGTAGAAGAGCTAGTCCTTTTGTTAGAGGATGAACATGTAGGTGTCACAGATGAAGATAAAGATATTCAAATTGAACCAGGAGAGCCAAAATTATTAGAAAGACTAAATGCTAACCTAAGTGGAGATCTCATTATAGAGAATATAGACGATTATGATGCTCTTGCAAGTCAAAAAGTGACAACAATAGTAACAAAATATTTAGGGGGGAATTATGAAATAGATGACAATGGGAATATTCTATGGGGATTGATCAATGATGATATTGGATACATTAATATTGTAAAGATGGAAGGATACGGAACAAATTTTAGTGATGAGTTGACCGCATTAAATGCTGTATTAGATATGATGATGAACGATCTTAAAGCATCAGGAGTTTCTAAACTAATTATTGACATACGTTTTAATGATGGAGGTCATGATACTGCAGCCTTAAATATGGTATCCCGTTTTATGGATCAGGAGCGAATTTCATATTTTAAAAAAGCTAGATTAGGTAACGGTTTTACCGAAAATAAATCCTTTTCTGTAGTACCTCGTGGAGATTTTCAATTTACAGGAGATATCATATTGCTCACAAGTCCCTATAGTATAAGTGCAGCAGATCTTTTTGCTTTATGTATGAAAGATTTACCGTATGTGACCATTGTAGGAGAAAATACTGCTGGTGCTTTTTCTACTATTCTTACGCATGTATTGCCTAATGGAGCAGAAGTGGGATTATCTAATGAAATATATACTGATGCGCAAGGAGAAGTTTTTGAAGTTATTGGTATTGGTCCTGAAAATGAAGAAAATCGAGTACCGTTTTTGTCAACTATAGATTTTCAAGAAGAAAAAGATAGTGGTATAGAACGTGCTTTGGAATTACTTAGTAATTAG